The DNA region GAACCGTCGCACTCACATCCTTTTCGATCAGCAAGGATGGCAAATGGCTCGCCCACGCTACATCCGCCAGCGGATCGGACTGGCTGACATGGCGTGTCCGTAGTGTGAAAACGGGCAAAGACCTGGACGAGAAGATCGAATGGAGTAAATTCAGTGGCGCCGCATGGCTGGGTGATAGCTCCGGATTCTTTTACTCCCGCTATGATGCGCCAGACGAAGGCGGTGAGTATCAAAGCACGAATTACAATCAGAAAGTTTTCCTGCATAAACTGAACACGCCGCAATCACAGGACGAACTGATCTATGAACGCCCAGACCAAAAGGAATGGGGTTTTCAATCAGATGTCAGCGCCGATGGACGTTATCTCACGCTCATCGTCGGTCAGGGCACGGATGTCCGCAACCGCTTCTTCTACCGCGACCTGCAGGGTGAAAACAAATTCATCGAACTCATCCCCGACCTTGAAGCCACATACGAATTCGTCGGCAATGACGGCACCCGCTTTTACTTCTTCACCAATCTCGACGCCCCGCGCGGCCGCCTGATCGCCGTGGATATTACAAAGCCCGACAAGGCAAACTGGCAGACCATCCTTTCAGAAAGCAAGGCGGTGCTTGAAGGTGTAAAAATGGTCAATGACCAGTTTGCCGCGCTTTACAACGAAGACGCCCATCACATCATCCGCCTGTTCAAACTCGACGGCTCACCCGATGGAGAGATTCCCTTCCCGGTGCTTGGATCCATCGTACAGATCAACGACCTTGGACTCCGCGCTTCACGCTCGGACGATGAGTTGTTCTACACGTTCCAATCCTTTCTCCATCCGACAACGGTGTACCGCTACGACTTCAAGACTCGCACCGCAAACGCCGTCAATTCGCCCGAACTCGACTTCGATCCTTCCATTTATGAGACGCGCCAGGTCTTCGTCCCCAGTAAAGACGGAACGAAAGTTCCCATGTACCTGACCCACAAAAAAGGACTCAAACTCGACGGGCAAAACCCGACCTTGCTGTACGGCTACGGCGGATTCAACATCTCAGTAATGCCGATGTTCGCAGTCAGCCGCTTGATCTGGCTGGAACTGGGCGGCGTGTACGCATCCGCCAATATGCGCGGCGGCGCGGAATACGGCGAAGAATGGCATCAGGGCGGCATGTTGAAAAACAAACAAAATGTATTCGACGATTTCATTGCCTGTGCCGAGTGGCTGATCGCCGAAAGAATCACATCCACGCCCAAACTCGCCATCGAAGGGCGTTCGAACGGCGGTTTGCTGGTCGGCGCCTGCATGACCCAGCGTCCCGACCTGTTTGGCGCGTGTCTGCCCATCGTCGGCGTGATGGACATGCTGCGCTTCCATAAATTCACCATCGGCTGGGCATGGGTCAGCGATTACGGCTCGCCCGACAACCCCGAGCAATTCAAGACGCTGTACGCCTATTCTCCGTATCACAACCTTAAACCGGATACGAACTATCCCGCCACCCTCGTCCTCACCGGTGACCATGATGACCGTGTGGTGCCTGGTCACTCGTTCAAGTTCGCGGCGCGCCTGCAAGAATGTCAGGTTGGGGACGGGCCAACGCTCATCCGCATCCAGACCAAGGCGGGGCACGGATTCGGCAAACCCACCAAGATCATGATCGACGAACTTGCGGACATTTACGCCTTTCTGGTGACCGCACTGGACATGCAAATCGAACTTTAAGCATAGTGTCTTCCTTCAAAGAACGCCGGCGCAATGAACGCTGGCGTTCTTTTATTGCTGATTTCCCCAAATATTTACCCTGATTTTCATCCTTTTAGTCCATGATATAATCGCCCATCATATATTTTGAATTTATAAGACAATCTCCGATCATTCGATGACCAAACAAACCATAGCAAGATATGAGATAAAATCCGAGATCGGCAAGGGCGGAATGGCTTCGGTCTATCTTGCGTACGACCCGAATTTTCGCCGTAATGTAGCCATCAAATTAATTTCCATAAATCTTCAAGAAAATCCCGTGTTTCGCGAGCGTTTCGAGCGTGAAGCGCACCTGATCGCACAGATCGAACACCCCGCCATCGTCCCCGTCTATGATTTCGGCGAACAAAACGACCAGCTTTATCTGGTCATGCGGCACATGGCGGGAGGCACTCTCACCGGCAAGGTAAAAGAAGGGAAATCGACCCTCGAGTACGCGGTCAGGATCATGTCACAGATCGCTCCGGCGCTGGACGCCGTGCATGCTCAAGGCGTTGTCCATCGCGACCTGAAGCCGGGGAACATCCTGCTGGATGGGTTCGGCAATCCAGCTATTTCCGATTTTGGGATCGCCCACCTTACCGCATCCACCACCGACCTGACCGGCAGCGCCATCATCGGGACGCCGTCGTATATGAGTCCGGAGCAGGTGCGCAGCGATCCGAATCTGGATGGACGCAGCGATGTCTATGCGTTGGGCGTGATCCTGTTCGAGATGCTTGCCGGGCGGGGTCCCTTCCAGGCAGAAACACCATTGAGGGTGGCGCTGAAACACCTGACCGATTCCATTCCTCCCATCCACTCCTTCCGCCCGGATCTGCCAATGGAGCTTGAAGCGGTACTGAATAAAGCCATGGCAAAAGACCCGGAGATGCGTTATGCAACCGCATCCGAACTGGTGTTCGACCTGCAGGAAGTGTTTGACAACTACAAGGCGGGCAAAATCACCGCGCCAAACAAAGGGACGATCCCTTCCAGCGACGATGATGCCACCGAAATTGATACTGGTGACGATTCATCACTGCTGGCGGCGTACCCGCCCGCTTCGCCTCGATCTAACCCGCAAATTGCCTCTGATCTATCAGCATCTTCATCCCCTTCACATTTAAAAACACCTCAACCAAAACGGTCTCGCATTGGATTTCCACAGATCATTTTCGGCGCAGTCATCGGATTGATCGCACTCTTCATTTGCGGCTCCGCCGGCTTACTCGGAACCTGGTTCCAATTTGTCAGACCAACCTTCTCCGCAAGTCAGGAGGCGACCGCCATCCCAACAGCCACTGAGACAGTAGAAACCATCCTGTTCACAGACAATTTCTCCGACCCGGCAAGCGGCTGGCCCATTCTGCAGAACGATCAGGGACGTTACAGCTATCAACAGGATGGATATCACATTGCGGTCGACCAAATGGATGCGATCATCTGGGCGAAAACCAGCAGGAGCGATGGCAATGTCAGCCTGTACGTGGATGCCAGACCGGTCAATAGCTCAAGCGGATATTACGGTCTGCTTTGCCGAATCCAGGATGACCAGAATTTTTATTATTTTCTAGTGCAGTCCAACGGGAGCTACACCATGGGGAAATACAAGAATTCCGAGTTCCAGCCCTTCTTCACAGGTGGATGGCGGCAAAGCGACGCCGTTCAACAGGGTGTCCAAACCAACCGCCTGAAAGCAGACTGCATGGGAAACACGCTGCGGTTATATGTGAACGGCACACTGCTCGCTGAAGCAACCGACAACGAATTTAGTTCGGGTTTCAGCGGAATCGGTGCTGCATCGCTGGACGTCCAAAGTTTTGAAGTGATATTCAACAATTTTCTGATCACGGCTCCAAGCCAGTGATTGCAGTCTACAGGATTACACCATGACCGATTTTGGCAAATTGATCCTCAGCAAAGCGGATGGTCTCCATCAGGAGTTCATTCTCAACAAACCGCTTGTGACGCTGGGAAGGGCGACAACCAACGACATCGTGCTCATTCAGGGACGTGTCTCGCGCACCCATGCGCAGATCCAGTGTTCGCAGGAAGGCATCACGCTGACTGACCTGAATTCCGTTAACGGCGTGTGGATCAACGGGCAGAAAGTACGGGAAACCGAACTTCGACCCGGCGACAAGATCGGCATCAGCGATTGTATTCTTCAGTACCTTCCCCCGGCGGATGACGCCCGCGAAGAAGCGACCTTGATCAACTCGGAAAAAGAACTAGAGATTACTCTCGCCCAAATGACCGTGCCGATCTCGTTGAACGAGACATCCCTGCCGCAACTGGTCGTCCATGCCCCAGACCGAACCTGGG from Anaerolineales bacterium includes:
- a CDS encoding serine/threonine-protein kinase, whose protein sequence is MTKQTIARYEIKSEIGKGGMASVYLAYDPNFRRNVAIKLISINLQENPVFRERFEREAHLIAQIEHPAIVPVYDFGEQNDQLYLVMRHMAGGTLTGKVKEGKSTLEYAVRIMSQIAPALDAVHAQGVVHRDLKPGNILLDGFGNPAISDFGIAHLTASTTDLTGSAIIGTPSYMSPEQVRSDPNLDGRSDVYALGVILFEMLAGRGPFQAETPLRVALKHLTDSIPPIHSFRPDLPMELEAVLNKAMAKDPEMRYATASELVFDLQEVFDNYKAGKITAPNKGTIPSSDDDATEIDTGDDSSLLAAYPPASPRSNPQIASDLSASSSPSHLKTPQPKRSRIGFPQIIFGAVIGLIALFICGSAGLLGTWFQFVRPTFSASQEATAIPTATETVETILFTDNFSDPASGWPILQNDQGRYSYQQDGYHIAVDQMDAIIWAKTSRSDGNVSLYVDARPVNSSSGYYGLLCRIQDDQNFYYFLVQSNGSYTMGKYKNSEFQPFFTGGWRQSDAVQQGVQTNRLKADCMGNTLRLYVNGTLLAEATDNEFSSGFSGIGAASLDVQSFEVIFNNFLITAPSQ
- a CDS encoding prolyl oligopeptidase family serine peptidase, encoding MKAIYQKTKTVDQTDDYHGTSVADPYRWLEDVDSPETHEWIRAQNELTFSYLEKIPVRDQINKRLTELWDFAKAWAPYKYGNIYFQERNSGLQNQNVLYVSESLSAEPRILLDPNSLSEDGTVALTSFSISKDGKWLAHATSASGSDWLTWRVRSVKTGKDLDEKIEWSKFSGAAWLGDSSGFFYSRYDAPDEGGEYQSTNYNQKVFLHKLNTPQSQDELIYERPDQKEWGFQSDVSADGRYLTLIVGQGTDVRNRFFYRDLQGENKFIELIPDLEATYEFVGNDGTRFYFFTNLDAPRGRLIAVDITKPDKANWQTILSESKAVLEGVKMVNDQFAALYNEDAHHIIRLFKLDGSPDGEIPFPVLGSIVQINDLGLRASRSDDELFYTFQSFLHPTTVYRYDFKTRTANAVNSPELDFDPSIYETRQVFVPSKDGTKVPMYLTHKKGLKLDGQNPTLLYGYGGFNISVMPMFAVSRLIWLELGGVYASANMRGGAEYGEEWHQGGMLKNKQNVFDDFIACAEWLIAERITSTPKLAIEGRSNGGLLVGACMTQRPDLFGACLPIVGVMDMLRFHKFTIGWAWVSDYGSPDNPEQFKTLYAYSPYHNLKPDTNYPATLVLTGDHDDRVVPGHSFKFAARLQECQVGDGPTLIRIQTKAGHGFGKPTKIMIDELADIYAFLVTALDMQIEL